The Candidatus Cloacimonadaceae bacterium DNA window ATTACCGATAGAAAGAAAAGATTCACACGCAAGAAATATTGCCGTTTCTGTGCCAATAAAGAGATTCAGATTGATTACAAGAACCTGGACATCATGCGTCAATTCATCTCCGATGTGGGCAAGATCGATCCCGCCCGTCTCACTGGAACCTGTTCAAAGCATCAGAGAAAGCTCACCGGCGAGATCAAGCGCGCACGCACCATGGCATTGATTCCCTACGTGATCGAATAGTGTTTCTGATTCCGCTTGTTCTTGGCGCTTTGGCGATTATCAATCCCTTCATCAGCTTGATCCTGATCATGATGTTCATCGGCAAAACCATCGAATTTAGTCTGATCTCCCCCATAAGGGCGATCGGCATTTTCTTTGTTATTCCTTTGATTGTCATCATGTTGGACAGTTCGATGAGCACCACTGTGCTGGTCACCGATGGAGTCATTGGCGTTGGATTCACTGCTGTAGTGTATCTGATAGCTTTGCGCGGGCTGCATAATATGTGCTCTGCCTTCAGCGTCGCCGCCGTGCTCATCGTCGTCTATGGGATCTGCCGCTACTATTTCTTTGGGGATTATCTCGCCCTTGCCAACGAACGAGCCTTCAGTGAAGTCCAGTCCTCTCTTCCGCAACTATTTGACGGCGATATCATGCAAAAATCCATCTCACTGATCAAAGCGATTTGGCCGGCGGTATGGATCGTTTCGCATCTGATGGCGCTATTCATCGGCTTCATCCTGTTCCAAAGACAGATGGGCTTGCGGTTCAACTGGCAGGAACTGGCTTTCCCAAAATACTATGTTTTATTGATTATTGCCATCCTTCCCCTCTATCTTGTGCCGGGAATGCAGATGCTCTTCATCAACGCGATGCTGGCTCTGTGTTTCCTGCCGTTCATTCAGGGGATCGGGGTGATGCTTCACAAGCTCTCAAAACTGATCGCGAACAAAATGCTGCGTGCCGCGCTCTTGGTTTTGATCCTGCTAAACACCGTATCATATCTCCTGATCACGCTGCTCGGTTTTGCAGACCTGTGGCTTGATCTCAGAAAACTACATCCTGGAGGAAATCTCACATGAAAGTGATTATGCTCACAAATATAGAAAAAGTCGGAACCAAAGGCGAAGTCGTCAACGTCAAACGCGGCTATGCCAGAAACTATCTGGTTCCTCGTAACTATGCAATTTATGC harbors:
- the rpsR gene encoding 30S ribosomal protein S18 codes for the protein MNITDRKKRFTRKKYCRFCANKEIQIDYKNLDIMRQFISDVGKIDPARLTGTCSKHQRKLTGEIKRARTMALIPYVIE